DNA from Nitrospirota bacterium:
TGGTTATTTAACCCTGGCTAAAGTTGTCCTTGCATCAGCCAAGGATTATGCTCACAGGATTTACATCGGCAAGGGGATATATGCAGAGGTGACACTTATTTATCGTGATAAGACCTTTAATTCAATGTCTCATACTTATCCTGATTACGGAAGCGATGACTATATTGCAATGTTTAATATGGCAAGGGAGAGGTTTTACAGTCAGCAGGTTACCATGCAGTAGAAGGATCTTCATGAAGAAACTATTATTTTTATTAATACTGACATCAATACTTTCCACCTATTTTTCATCTGAAGATATCTCCTATGCAGTTCAATTTGATTCGAGGGATACAAGAATTGACCTGCCGGTGATAGATACACCTAACAATGCCGTTTCCCCAGATATGAGCTCTGATGAGAACGGACATGTCTATGTCGTCTGGAGTGACAACAGGACCGGCCGCAGCAAAATTTATATAAACACTAAATTCGGTGAAACCGGATGGTCTCGAAATTCTGTACCAATTAATACAGGGTTCCCTAAGTCCTTGAATACACCCGAGGATGGCGATGCAATGACGCCGCAGGTCTGTTCAGACAACTTTGGACATGTCTACGTAGTATGGGCTGATGACAGGGCGGTCAAATCAGGCACGGGGTTAAGAGACATATATTTCAGGTATTCCAAAGACTACGGTTTTACATGGAATGCACCGGACCAATTTACAGATTACCGGATAGATTCGGATAATCCTGCTGCAGGTGACTCTCTAAACCCTCAAATAGCATGTAATCAGAATGGTGACGTGTTCATCGCATGGGAGGATGACAGGAATGCGAGAGGTATTTACGAACTATATTTCAGGTCGCTTCACATTCAGTTCTCTAACCCTGTTGACTTCATAGAACCATATCAGACGCCTGAAATACGAATAAACACAGGTGCGGAGGCAGGACTCTTCCCCGCAACAAACCCTGTTATTTCTTCAGACAGGAGCGGTACTGTTTATGCGGCATGGCGGGATTCGCGAATCATTCCTGAAGATAAAATCCTTCCAGGTATATACTTTAATGTATCACGTAATAATGGAGCTGCATGGAAATCAAAGTCAACGAGGGTTGACACGGCCCCGGTGGGCTCGATTAGATACAGTATGCCGGCCATATGTAATGATAAAGCCGGGCATGTATATATAACATGGCTTGATGATGGAGGGAGGGTCGTAAGGGGAACTGAATACGCGGCAGACGGTTTATTTGACGTTTATTTTAATCAATCATTAAATTATGGCGCCACATTTGCTGAGAATGACAAACGCATAGATATTCCGGTAAAAAAAATCAATGCAAAGGATGTAGATATAACGTGTAATGACAAGGGACATGTTTACATAGTGTGGGCAAGTAATCTGTATCATGAAAATGTTTCAGGGACATCGGATATTTACAATATATTTTTGAATCGTTCAGAGACGTACGGATTGTCATTTATTGACCAGATGTCAACTATAAGGGTAGACAGTGTGGAAAAGGGTACTACACCGGCATCAGTACCTAAAGTAAGGACTGATCAATACGGAAATGTCTATGTCGTCTGGGTTGATAAGCGCTTCGGGACTTCGGACATATTCTTTAACTTCTCCGTAGATAAGGGGAAAGCCGGCAGCTGGCAGGAGAATGATTACCTGCTGGACAGGGTACCACCTTTCGGGAATTCATATAACCCGATCATGAATGTTGACCCTACCGGCCACGTCTACATTGCATGGCAGGATGACAGGAGTTCCATCCTCCCAGGCAATTACAATATTTATTTTATTGGCGGATTCCTTGATATTGAGAGAATTTTAGTCGCTGGACAGCGACTTGGAGAGTCATGCTTCATAGCCACTGCGGCATACGGGAGCCCATTTGAAAGACACGTAGTATTACTTCGTGAGTTCAGAGACTCATATCTCTTGACCAACAGAATTGGAAAATGGTTTGTAGAAACATATTACAGGTTAAGTCCGCCTGCAGCTGAATTTATTAAATGGCATCCATATTTGAAACCGGTAGTCAGATTTGCGCTTTTGCCTTTTATCACCATCGCAGCGATAACATTAAAGACCACCCTCCTGCAAAAACTCGCATTGGCAATGTTCCTTACTATTGCCATGTTCATCGTCTGGCATAAGATGAACTCTACTTCCTCTCAATAGCCTCTTTCAACATCTCATTCGCCTCTTTATAATCAGGCCTTATTCTGACAGCCGCCATGTACGCCTCGACCGCCTTGGGATAATCCTTATCCCTGAAATATATATTACCAAGATTATAGTATGCCTTCTCATAGCCTGGATTAATTGAAACAGCCGTCTTCAACACACCCTCCGCCCTCTTATAATCCCCTTTTTCAATCAGGGCAACGCCAAGGTTGTTATATACAAATGGATGACGCGGATCCAATGCAATTGCTTTATCATAAGCTTTCACAGACAGGTCCAGATCACCAAGTCTTTTGTATACAATCCCGACATTGTACCAGGAACGAAAATATACAGGATTTATTCTGAGACTCTCCTCATACGCATGCTTTGCCTTCTCTAAATCACCCTGAAACTGATATGCTACTCCTGTATTATACCAGGCAAGATAGTATTGAGGATTTATCTTAAGCGTTTTATCGAATTCTTCAAGCGCCCTGTCATATTTTTTCATCCCCATCCAGGCAAGCCCCAGATTGTCATGGGCCCTGGCAGACAACGGCGACTTTCCAACAGCGTCGTTCCACAGGGAGAGGTCATTACTCCAAACTAAATTTCGTTGAACAGTTATAATTGAAAACACCATAATCAGGACTGTCAGTGCAGGCAGCCATATTTTTCTCTTAAACCGGCTTATCAATACACCCGCGAATACGGCAAGAACAATCCCGCCGATATAACCCCTGTTTTCCTGCAATACAGCATTAAGCGGGATTAAAGTAGTCGGCAGGAGCGTTATGAAAAACCAGAGGATGAAGAATGACAATAATTTCCACTCATTCCCCCGCTTGAACAAGAGATACGCTGCACATAATATTATCAGTATGGAAACCCATGATAATATCACCCAAACATCGTAAACAGAGCCGGACATCCCTATGTCATGTTCAATAGTAAGCCCCGCTGGTACAAACAAGAGCTGGATGTATTTCAGCAGCACCTTTGGCTGAGCCATAAGGTTTGTAAGATAACTTCGTGAACCGCTGCCGGCGATGTATCCGTAGACTGATATGCGATAAATGAGATAGGGAATAATTATCAAGAAGATATGCGGCAAATAAGCAATGAAGCGGGCAGGATGAAGGCGGATGAAGAATGAAGAATTATGCATGTTACTGCCGGTCAGTCGTTCTTTGAAATAGAAGTCATATATAAATAAAACTACAGGAAGGGTAATGGCGATCTCCTTGGTCAGCATGGCAAGGATGAATGCAGGGATAGAGGCAATGTAATATGAGAACCTCGATATCCCGCCGGACTTATGTTCAAAGGATTCCGCCCGGAACTTTATCCATAGATAGAATGACAGGAGATAGAAAAACGAACACATGACGCTTGATCGTGCTGTGATGTAGTTAACAACTTCAGAATTAAAGGGATGGACAGAGAATACGAGCGCGGCAGCGATGGAAAGCACAAATGAAGAATTCCTGTCATCCCGAAGTTGATTCGGGAACTCCTTCACAAGAGACCCGGAAACAATTTCAGGTTGACTGTTTTTTAGTAACACTGCCTGAAGTATGAGATACAGCAAAAAAGCCGACCCTGTATGGAACAACAGATTTACTATGTGATAGCCTGCTGGATTGAGTCCGCCTATTGCATAATTTACGGCATATGATGTGACAAGGAGGGGCCTGTAGTGACTTGTAAAAA
Protein-coding regions in this window:
- a CDS encoding tetratricopeptide repeat protein codes for the protein MKWKIFLLIAVISTAVYANSFHNSFHFDDQHYIVENPYIQDLSNIPSFFLSPQHSSFEKVFTSHYRPLLVTSYAVNYAIGGLNPAGYHIVNLLFHTGSAFLLYLILQAVLLKNSQPEIVSGSLVKEFPNQLRDDRNSSFVLSIAAALVFSVHPFNSEVVNYITARSSVMCSFFYLLSFYLWIKFRAESFEHKSGGISRFSYYIASIPAFILAMLTKEIAITLPVVLFIYDFYFKERLTGSNMHNSSFFIRLHPARFIAYLPHIFLIIIPYLIYRISVYGYIAGSGSRSYLTNLMAQPKVLLKYIQLLFVPAGLTIEHDIGMSGSVYDVWVILSWVSILIILCAAYLLFKRGNEWKLLSFFILWFFITLLPTTLIPLNAVLQENRGYIGGIVLAVFAGVLISRFKRKIWLPALTVLIMVFSIITVQRNLVWSNDLSLWNDAVGKSPLSARAHDNLGLAWMGMKKYDRALEEFDKTLKINPQYYLAWYNTGVAYQFQGDLEKAKHAYEESLRINPVYFRSWYNVGIVYKRLGDLDLSVKAYDKAIALDPRHPFVYNNLGVALIEKGDYKRAEGVLKTAVSINPGYEKAYYNLGNIYFRDKDYPKAVEAYMAAVRIRPDYKEANEMLKEAIERK